GTCCTTGTTATCTAAAAACACCAAAATtgtaattaagtaaaaaaaattggGCTTTTGTGTTAAGGGTGGTGATTAGTAATGATGGTCTATTGAAGAGTGGAATTATCAGAAAATGATTCttattaatacagaaaaaaaaaaaagttttgtgtgCAACGTCCACTCTCCCCATCcctcataacacacacacacacacacacacacacacacacacacacacacacacacacaacacacacacacacacacacacacacacacacacacacaaatacatacacagtgGAAAAGTAGTGATGGTGAGACTGTAAATTATCCACTGCTGGATGTCAATTGAACATTTCCATTGTTACCATGACAGACTGCCTATTGATTGGCTATCGGTGCTCCCACCTCCTCCCTTGCCTGAGgatacagactgacagagaggacTACATGTTTAGCATGGAGACTAATGCGAGCAGAGGAAGAACAGAGGCAGGCACAAGGGGCTGAAATAATTAAAGGCGGAGATGAAAAATGCTGGGAAAGAGAGTAAGAAAAACCtagaatgaaaaacagaatcagGAGGTGGGAGGGTGGGGTAAAGTTGGGTGCTTGGCCACGGTGTTCAATTACAGCATGCAGGAGGTTAAATCAATAACATTTAAATTGCTTATGGTAATCACCTGCACTCCAATCACTGGGATCAGCATAAGCAATCTGCTGACCCCAGCCATGCTCAGCCACAGATTGAAACATATGACGAGGAGTCAGCTGGATGGAAGGGTCAGacttgattgtgtgtgtgtgtatgtgtgtgtatgtgtgtgtgtgtgtgtgagtgtatgtgggTAGGTACATGCACACATCCACCAGCTCGgtcttatgacattttttggaaatgAGTAAgatgtttcaaaatgaaaatactggTTAGAGAAATCATTTTTCCCCACcaggaagtaaaagtaaaaaagaggAAGCTAGAAACAGATTGTAGAGGCAAACTGAAGTGTGGTGATGGAAGGTTTTTGAGGGGGGCTgagatgtgttttcattttcaaagaggGCCACTCACACCTAATCCTAACCAAACTTTATTGGCCTGCTCTAAATTGTTTCACCAAATTGTTTTCCATGTGCTAAATTCAAGAGTATTAGACAGAATAATCTGTCATTGTCGTGcacccatagactgtaaatacaaatggacatagcctctgtgacatcaggCATATGTTTCTGTAGAGTGGTGTTGAAGCTCAGaatgagctgctccaccgttgccatcttggcagggcttgactccacctaactccaaaaatgagcaaaaaggTGAAGCCAAGATTTTTGATGCATACCGGTACAATAACTGTGGCAAACATACGCTcctgttagcatcgttagcacagctgggcatcTTGCTCAAAGGCTAATGCAAGGCTtattcatttgctggctaattaaaTGGTTAACAGGTTAAGCTAATGAGCCAGGGATgatgagcacagacacagatactgtACCTGctaacatgaataaaacaatcttagaatttcactcacctcagaAAACAGGAGTACAGACTTCATGTCCTTCAGGCTGCCTGTGTTAGGCAGTTAACTAACAAcaattcattatttttccaatatttgcatgaaaaataatcCAAAAGGCgtcaacaacacaaacaaagccAAGAGGTCACATTCAGTGACTCAAATTGAGGTGACGTCCAGCAGACAGTTAGCACCCacttgtcactcaaagaggccacaccctcaattatgcataactttttAGTATTAATAAATACTAAAGTTGTCTTGAAGGTAGCTATacttttgtaccaggctgtaaacatgtttatttctgctgtaaagttcaCTGTgggagccagactctagtggtcattagaggaactgcagttttttgttcttcagcgtcggcttcatttttcagcctaggaggttgatgcttggttcCAAAAGTAAGACTTACTAAAATGCAGCATTTCTGAGTGTTATTGGGTGATTGTCCTCCAGTGTATTTAGCTTTATCGGCACACGACTAAAGTTTGATCTGTCAGAATCTGCCTTATCGATTCCGGttcatacaaaatgaaaaatagtcACAATGTAtctatatttttaaattcaggaagtgtttttagcaacaacaaaaaaaaaagattggagTGTAGGTACATCATTCTGGTGAGAAATACAGTAGACACACATAGGCAGTAGTAAGTTCGGTAGTTCTCTATGTGATTGTAGAATTACTACAGCTCAGTCTGTGTGCACcagtctttacatttctcatgTCTATAAAATGATCTTATATTCTGTCCTACCAGACAACAGAAGCACTAAAGGCCTCAGTCCTCTATAAACGAACTagtttgtgtatgtgacatCTGAGCACATCAGAAGTCaaaagtgtttccacctgtgctGAATAGCCGGAGTTAGAGGCGGGAAAAAAGGTCACAAATTGTCGGACACAATCCCCTCAATTCTTCCATCAGTAAGGCTGTTTCTGTTGCTTGTTGATGATTTGAAACTCTAAGGTTCACAGTTTAGATTGTCAGGTCAAGTTCATACCATAGACTGTAGATAAAGAGGTTCATACTCAAAGCATTTAATGGATCCACAAGCTTATTCATGTGTAATTGCATGTACAGTGCTGAGAGGACAAGCAGAGTCGTAGCCTACAGGCCACGTTCTACCTGTAGAATCCAGGATGAAAGCAAGCTGTGGTCTTTATTGCTGAAAACGCTCAGGAGGATATAACACTATCTCCTACAACAGCACAACGACTCAACATGGTGAGAAGAAAACGGAGTAAAGAAAACGTGGCCTCAAAATGTCCACCCGGTGGTACCCAATTGATTCATAATTGTCTTTGCCAGCCTCGAGTCTGATTCCCTCTAACCATTAATTTTTCAGGACCTTGGGTGGCGTTGCACGATATAAATATCCGGCTCACCTCGGCGCCCGTGTGCAGCGTGACTTTGAAGTTGTGCCTAATTAAGCCGCGGTGCAGTTAACCAGCTGAACAATAAGACGCAGGGCAGATCTTAGGTATGAGGATGACAGCTAATGAAACACAGCGAACAGACCAGCTGAAGGCGTTACCTCCGCGCGAGACACAAGCGGAACGAATCGGGAAAGTTCAGcagaacagagacacacataaaaatactaTACAAATATATTATGATGGAAACTAACTACTGCTTGGAGCATGACATCTTTATACTGAAGTTGCAGGGAGAAGGTTCAGGTGGACGAACCACATCACTGGTCTCCGTCCTGTGTCTGACGAGCTCAGGCTCCTGAAACACCGGGTTAAGATCAGGAAAAGAACAATTAAAAAGTCCTCTCTCATCTTGTGCCTGCAGATACGATCAATGGAAACGTCTGATGATCTTGTTGAGAACACAATCAGGCCAGCGCTGGTAATCAAACTGAAATGCAAATCTATGTCAATTCTCAGTCTTATTCACACTTGaggccattttctttttttttttgtggttacTTTTCATGGATGTGATCCCCGGATCCCCGGCTGGAATTGAACACTGAGATTACATGGTACACATCACCAGTCTTAcctacaaagctctgattggtcagttgttTCTCCAGCTGTCAATGAGCACAACCGGACCCACTACCTACCAACTGAATGAATCAGAGATGTCGGCAGTGGTTCAGAGGTCTGGATGCAGAGTAGGTCAAGGTGGATGGTTAAGCAGACAAAGCCACAGGACCGAAACACCAGGGGccagttggaaaaaaaacatctcgaTTTTAAAAGTTAAGGAATTTGGCACATCTAAGCAATCATTGAGCTGCGGAAAAGTACAGTGATCCAACTCTAGGCGTTCAGACAAATCTGGGATGTAGATTCAGTTCCTCATTGTGAAGGGTGTCCGTTGAGTTCTCCCACTCTTCTTGGGATGTGTTCAGCTTGCAGttaagacagagtcagaggtaCATTTAGTTCTTTTCCTTACTTTGGTTGCCAAGGTCTTTCATTCAACAATTTAACTGACATTTAGTGAGTCCTTTAAGTTTAAGACCAAGctaaggagaaaaccttaaatatttaagtgaacattttaaggaaacattaaggagaagacttgttttgtgcaactttattttgtgttcattttaaaaacaccttATCTCAGACttaaaggaaaatcttaacctaaggtgttttgtgcaaccggaCCAGGTCTTCCTGATGTCAGTGTTGACTTGCAGAAAGAGCTCAAtatttccctaaccttaactaAATGTTTAGGTTGCCTATACAGAACCATAAAAACCTTAATCGCACTTTAGTTGCCAAGAATGGATATTCTATGAAAACTAcggaaaaacattttgcagctaTGATCACATTACAAATCGTTATGATAATTTAAAACATAGTCTTGTATTACATTTCTACATAGCGTGTTTGATATTGCAAATTAGTTGAATATGAACATAATTATTAAGAGACACGGTCGATCCATACTTACACAAACAGCAAGCCTCTCTCATACAAATAACATTCATTAAACTAGTCTGCATTAGCAATACACAATATGTTGAGTGGCAGCATTCAGGGCCAGTGATGTGTGATGTTCATATAGAGCAGCGGGGATAAGTGTGGAGAGCAGGTGGCAGGTGGAGCCTTGAACATGGAGGTGGACGGCAGCATGAACACTGGATGTGCACGCAGCTCTGTGCATACTACACTGGGTTTTCTGGATATGCAGATGTGCTCCATGCAACATCTGTAAGTCGGTACAGTCCTTGTGGTCCTAAATTTTGAGGTAGTTCATGGACCTGTTGTTGACAGAAGAAGCTGAGGACATTTACCGGTCTGGTATAATTTTCCCTTAAAGGTCCCGTTTacacttttctctgtgttttattttgatattcatgacaagatatatttgtggtttttagtacccaaaaccatctcagtgtagttttacagtaggctcagagcctctcttttgattggctgactgttttttgatcagatttcaggtaaacactcagagaaattagggacctttaagtgtttaCTTTCAAAACTGGATTCATGTCCTGCCTAGTACAAGTCAGGATGAGTATTAACATACTTATAATTTAACCCATTTCCAAGGGAACACATGTTTTAAGACATTATATGGGTTGTGAATTGTGTTAATTTAAATTTGTTAAAGCTTGACTTAACAAAGATTGATAGAATATCttgaaaagaaacattttgcagaaatatttcatattaatattgttacagatacattttttttagataaatatAATCCAGGCAGAATTGCTAAAACATGTTGTCCTAATGCAAAATAGTTGCATATGAGCATATTCACTGGAGAGGTTGTAGACAGGGTTGAGGATACACTGCATGTAGTATGAGTAAGGCTCCTGGGTGTGTCTGACGCTGTTAGTTATGGAAGATGGTCGTGGGTGTCCCTCCCCTTCCAGCCAAGCTGTGAAATGCCTGGCTTGTCTGAGGAATGACAGACCCTGGAGGGGCCAAGGGTCCCGAACAAATGAGCTCCTATAAAACTCTTCTCCTTACGCAGGGACAGGACACAATGCAGGCGAGCAGCCGCCAAAAGCAGCCTTCATGGTAATTTCCCTCCACTATTTACAGTGCCCACCCATGGGTTTCACTGCTCTGTGTTGGAGCCAGTCACCTTCATGTGCGGCGCGAGGCAttcatcatcagcagctgaCACATCCAAACATGTCAGTACACTTTAGTTCCTCGCAGCGAACGCAAGTGGGAATCTGACGACGACAATTACTCCGTGTAAAAATCGGATCAAATTGGGTTAAATGATactaaagctgctgctgtttcatgcATTTAGTTCAGCACCAAAGTCTCCGCATAAATACGTTACACCTGGCAGAGTGTTTAAAAGCTGCATTGTCGGATATGCAGGGGAATGTTTTCAGCAAAGCTAATGAAGTTAATAGCTTGAGCTGAAGCACTTTTATGAGCTGCACCTGGTCCATAAATGAGTCCTAATGAGGAGCAACTCAGTTGACTTTTAAAATGCCTCCCTCTAGTGGAAGACAGACAGGCCTCTACAGCGTCTCAGTCTTTCCTGCTCTCCCTCGCCCACAAACACAGCATGAGGacaatttctttttcaataCTCCCACACCTCTGAATGTAggagtgaataaaaaaacactcaaattgTGTGCAGTAATTAACACATTTATGGCACAGAACATAAACTGTAAATTCCAGACACAGCTCTTTAATCTCACATGGCTTcattctttgtgtttgttttatcatttggCAGCACATTATTACACATTATTCATCCTGACATCAGCTGCTGAGGGAATcaaaatatgattcatttttatctcTGTGTCAGTCAGTAAAGGAAATGAATAATGAACCAAATGTGTATTctaatatcaaaaatacagataaaacaaGACTCATATTGATTTTTAGTTAATTTTCTGCTATAATAATGAAGTCAACGTGGAGAACTGCTGTTCATGGAAACATGAAGCCAAAGCATCCACTTTAAATTACAGACGCCAGAATGTAAAATACATGAAGATGCAGATGCGCTTCACAATTTCCAATAATAGTATAATACTAGTAAAAAAATACCAGTAGCTTCTTAAATAATACTTTATCTTTCACAGTCAGAAAAATTCAGAGAAGACAAGAAGCAGGATGAGTTTAATGCTTTTACTGTACGAGCTGCTGAAAGGGACAAAATCTTCACGTGTGCCTGTTGTGTcattgagaaataaaatgtgggAATTTTTTGTTCACAATACCTGAACCTCACACGGATCAAAGCGGAAAAAGATGCCTGTCACTCATGTGTTGTGCATCTGTCTCAGGCTAAttagaggaaaagaggaaactgTATGACGACAGTGAGAAAACCGTTTTAACGCAAGTAGAAAAGGTGAAATATATTAGAATGGAAGTtcagcaagaaaaagaaaatatttgaaaaatgtatattttcttttaacttgAACTTTAACTGTAAATACATGCTGCTGTtactgatgatgctgctgctgcttataAGTGATTTAAGTTAAATAAGAAAATCTGGACATTCAAATACGATTGAAATCTCAATGTTTCAGACACATGCTGTGAAATAAAACTGCATCTATATATAGaaacatttaatatatatttcgtatttgtagtttgtatttttgttttctgttttgctatttttattattattattgcttacctttaaaatgtgttattacCAGCCAGAAGAAacataattttcatttatttttcagctcaaCTGATGTCATAGGACACATCTTGACTGAGGACactgttacaaaataaaatgaactgcCTTCTGTATTATCAGTATGATTTATGTTTCCATATTAAATTGAGTAGGAtataaatttcagttttttttttcattaatgtcATTTGATGCAACTTTCCTGAAAGATCCTGACAGATGATTGAGGATAAACAAGTGAACCTGAGAGCGCTTTGTTCATCATTCAAAGTGTTACTTAttctgatgaataaataattagtTCTTCAGTGAATTACAGTAAATAATGCATTCGTGATGGTTTGTTCGTCTTCATTAATGCTTAGGAATTTTACATGAGCTTTACAAGGGGAAAGttaaccaataaaaaaaattcaaagattCAAGTCATTACCACtgatatatatgtgataatCTGCTCTGCGCTGTATCGTTATGAATCAGACAATAATCAACTATTCATGAGTTCCACACATTCATAATTATTGTATGTCTCCGTGTCTTTACGAtgctttcttttcatgtttttattattagtaaCTGAGGGACCAAATACGTGAAGTCATACATGAGGGTCATCTGAGGACAGACTCCACGGTGATGCTGCTCTTGTAAACACTTGTGACCCTTTATGGTTACTTGGAACGTTCTGCCATGACAACCAACTTAACATCAACATGGGTgacaaggaaaagaaagaaaaaaaatcagatgcaATGTTGGATTCATGTTCTTCAAAGACAAAATTCAAATGGAGAGGTTTACGTGAAGAATTACAACGACGACCCTTCAGTAGAACATCTTAATCATGTCGTTTGTTTCCCACTGTGTAATGTACTGCTGTTTCATGTCTATTgctaattgtttttgttttaagacAAGAGGCTACTAGTGTTTAAAATAGATGAagcaacatataaaacaaagacatagtTTAGAGACTAGCAGGCCACCATTAGTAAACCTGTACATATGTAACACTAATATAGTacagcatttatttttgtccatAAAAAGGTGCAGTTTCACATACTTTTAAATGTAAtctataatgtgttttttaatatatttgtgaatatgttataaaaaaaaaattgtgatactGAAACATTATAAGATGCATTCTGGGTAAAATGCTGCCATGCACTGCAAAGAAAGACTGACAGGGTGATTGATCTTGGACTTAACGTTGTCTCACAGTAATAGATTTCCTGCGAAATATTGTAAAGGTAGACttcacacaaacatgaatgtaaTTCAAGtctgtatatttatgtgtgtgtagtgtttttttctctaaagGAGGAGAACTGTGCTGAGCACCCTGTAAGCCATGGAGAAGGTGACCAGCATGCCCACTATCCAGGACAGACCCCTGCTGGGCTGAGGCAGAGCACCCACGTAGGCGATGGTGTGGAAGATGCGCGAGCCGGCAAAGATCCGGAAGTGAAGCAGAGCGGTTGAAAGCTCAGGTTCAGTCAGAGCGTAGAGCAGGCCGACCACCACGAAGGGAATAATGTTCTCCAGGTCGTTCTGGTGACACCTGGACCGCAACGACAGCACATATGAAGCATAAGCGTAAGTATGCTTCACAATGATTGGCTCATTCATAGCTGTGTTGTCTAATGTCATCCAATCATATCTGTGCAACATCATgactgttctgttttctttcactgctCCATCCACCG
The sequence above is drawn from the Seriola aureovittata isolate HTS-2021-v1 ecotype China chromosome 22, ASM2101889v1, whole genome shotgun sequence genome and encodes:
- the LOC130163134 gene encoding microsomal glutathione S-transferase 1-like, producing MISPLKSMMERQVLQSFATYATIVVLKMMLMSPLTSYFRLTRKVFANLEDTKLVSSAEDKKLVRTDPDVERVRRCHQNDLENIIPFVVVGLLYALTEPELSTALLHFRIFAGSRIFHTIAYVGALPQPSRGLSWIVGMLVTFSMAYRVLSTVLLL